The genomic stretch TCGCGAGGTGCTTGCCTCGGAGGATTTTGAGGTAGAGGTATCGGATACGCTGGAAGCTTTCGCAGATGCAGAGAAGCTGCTGGGACTGGATCTAATCGTACCGGTATGGACGATGGCGCGAATCGAGCAGAAGCTGGTGGATAACGTTTCAGCAGCGGTACAAAGTGGGGTTGGCCTCGCTGGCTGCCATGGCGGCATGTGTGATGCTTTCCGTGAAAATGTAGACTGGCAGTTTATGACTGGCGGGCAATGGGTAGCGCATCCAGGCAATGATGGTGTTGAATACACAGTGAATATTAACAATTCAAGCAGCTCGCTTACAGATGGAATCGAAGACTTTGTTGTAAGCTCAGAGCAATACTACTTGCATGTGGACCCTGCGGTAGAAGTGCTCGCAACGACACGTTTTCCTATAACGGAGGGACCTCATTCGCTTAACAAAGCTGTCGATATGCCGGTAGCTTG from Paenibacillus sp. FSL H8-0548 encodes the following:
- a CDS encoding ThuA domain-containing protein, coding for MKKALIVWGGWDGHQPKEVAEIFREVLASEDFEVEVSDTLEAFADAEKLLGLDLIVPVWTMARIEQKLVDNVSAAVQSGVGLAGCHGGMCDAFRENVDWQFMTGGQWVAHPGNDGVEYTVNINNSSSSLTDGIEDFVVSSEQYYLHVDPAVEVLATTRFPITEGPHSLNKAVDMPVAWTKRWGVGRVYYNSLGHQANIIDIPTVKELMRRGFLWCAEGKARALEAGAATAAYSGMADNQL